Proteins encoded by one window of Carassius auratus strain Wakin chromosome 8, ASM336829v1, whole genome shotgun sequence:
- the slc6a8 gene encoding sodium- and chloride-dependent creatine transporter 1 isoform X3, whose product MKAGSINVWNIAPLFKGLGFASMVIVFFCNTYYIMVLAWGFYYLIKSFNSTLPWSTCDNPWNSENCIEIFRHDDCQNGTIGNSTFGNLTCEELANGRSPIIEFWENKVLNISEGLDEPGVINWELMLCLMAVWVMVYFCVWKGVKSTGKIVYFTATFPYVVLIILLVRGVTLPGAYDGILYYVKPDWSKLGEAQVWIDAGTQIFFSYAIGLGALTALGSYNRFNNDCYKDAFVLAFINSGTSFFSGFVVFSILGFMASEQGVDISKVAESGPGLAFIAYPKAVSLMPVAPVWAALFFVMLLLLGLDSQFVGVEGFVTGILDLFPGKYYMRYQREIAVAICCLLCFIIDLSMVTQGGMYVFQLFDYYSASGMTLLWQAFWECVVVAWVYGADRFMDDIARMIGYRPFPWMKWCWSFITPCVCMGIFLFHLLNYKPLTYNNVYVYPWWGEVIGWCLALSSMLCIPVSLVYKLSGAKGTFRERWENLTKPVWGGHHLEYMAPDTDIKSLASLSPGTEENKVIIFESVM is encoded by the exons ATGAAGGCTGGGAGCATCAATGTGTGGAACATTGCACCTCTTTTTAAAG GACTTGGCTTTGCCTCCATGGTGATTGTGTTCTTCTGTAACACATACTACATCATGGTACTTGCCTGGGGTTTCTACTACTTGATAAAGTCCTTCAATTCCACACTGCCCTGGTCCACCTGCGACAACCCGTGGAACTCTGAAAACTGCATCGAGATCTTCCGCCACGACGACTGCCAGAACGGCACCATTGGCAACTCAACATTTGGAAACCTGACGTGCGAAGAGCTTGCTAATGGGCGTTCCCCTATCATTGAATTCTGGGA GAACAAGGTTCTGAACATCTCTGAGGGACTGGATGAGCCGGGCGTCATTAACTGGGAACTGATGCTGTGTCTTATGGCCGTGTGGGTGATGGTTTACTTCTGTGTGTGGAAGGGTGTGAAGTCAACAGGAAAG ATTGTGTATTTCACTGCCACGTTCCCGTATGTGGTCCTGATTATTCTCCTGGTGAGGGGCGTCACACTTCCTGGTGCTTATGATGGGATCCTGTACTATGTCAAACCTGATTGGTCTAAGCTAGGAGAGGCACAG gtcTGGATCGATGCTGGTACTCAAATCTTTTTCTCCTACGCTATCGGGCTCGGAGCCCTCACGGCCCTCGGCAGCTATAACCGATTCAACAATGACTGCTATAA GGACGCGTTTGTTCTGGCTTTTATTAATAGTGGCACCAGTTTCTTTTCTGGTTTCGTGGTCTTCTCCATCTTAGGCTTCATGGCGTCTGAACAAGGTGTGGACATCTCTAAAGTGGCTGAATCAG GCCCCGGTTTGGCGTTCATAGCGTACCCTAAAGCCGTGTCTCTGATGCCCGTGGCTCCGGTGTGGGCTGCCCTATTCTTCgtcatgctgctgctgctgggacTGGACAGTCAG TTTGTTGGTGTGGAGGGTTTCGTAACTGGCATTCTTGATCTTTTCCCTGGAAAGTATTACATGCGCTATCAGCGTGAAATTGCTGTGGCGATCTGCTGTTTATTATGCTTCATTATAGATCTCTCCATGGTTACACAG GGAGGGATGTACGTCTTCCAGCTTTTTGACTACTATTCAGCCAGTGGAATGACCCTTCTGTGGCAAGCATTCTGGGAATGCGTGGTTGTCGCGTGGGTTTATG GTGCTGACAGGTTCATGGATGATATTGCCCGTATGATCGGTTACCGGCCATTCCCGTGGATGAAGTGGTGCTGGTCCTTTATAACTCCATGTGTTTGCATG GGTATCTTCCTATTTCACCTGCTGAACTACAAGCCTCTGACCTACAACAATGTGTATGTGTACCCGTGGTGGGGAGAGGTGATCGGATGGTGTCTGGCTCTCTCCTCCATGCTCTGTATCCCCGTTAGCCTCGTGTACAAGCTCTCTGGAGCCAAGGGAACATTCAGAGAG CGTTGGGAAAATCTGACCAAACCAGTGTGGGGGGGCCATCACCTCGAATACATGGCCCCTGACACTGACATTAAAAGCCTGGCCTCTCTGTCTCCTGGAACGGAGGAGAACAAGGTGATCATTTTTGAGAGTGTTATGTAG